In a genomic window of Vicinamibacterales bacterium:
- a CDS encoding sigma-70 family RNA polymerase sigma factor, which yields MTTGHTSPFPCVLDAWETHEAELRRWLLSRLRDAALADDILQDVFVKALREGGHFCRLESPRAWLYQVARHAVIDHHRLSKTTVLAEDTLAQPEAAGTPVDALATGLAAALAALDPDDRDVIVRCDLEGQTQAAYATAHQLTLPAVKSRILRARSRLRRLLVAQAGVRFGPTGQVCCHGPFGQGE from the coding sequence GTGACCACCGGCCATACGTCGCCCTTCCCGTGTGTGCTGGACGCCTGGGAGACGCACGAGGCGGAGCTTCGTCGGTGGTTGCTCAGCCGTCTGCGCGACGCTGCGCTGGCAGACGACATTCTGCAGGACGTTTTCGTGAAGGCCCTGCGGGAGGGCGGACACTTCTGCCGGCTCGAGTCGCCGCGGGCGTGGCTGTATCAGGTGGCCAGGCACGCCGTCATCGACCATCACCGGCTCAGCAAGACGACGGTACTGGCCGAGGACACACTGGCGCAGCCTGAGGCCGCCGGCACACCCGTCGACGCTCTCGCGACGGGCCTGGCGGCGGCGCTCGCCGCCTTGGATCCGGACGATAGAGATGTGATCGTCCGCTGCGATCTCGAAGGTCAGACCCAGGCCGCCTACGCAACGGCCCACCAGCTCACGCTGCCGGCGGTCAAGTCGCGGATTCTGCGGGCCCGCAGCCGACTGCGACGACTCCTGGTGGCACAGGCCGGGGTGCGCTTTGGTCCCACCGGCCAGGTCTGTTGCCACGGCCCCTTCGGCCAGGGCGAGTGA